A portion of the Homo sapiens chromosome 16, GRCh38.p14 Primary Assembly genome contains these proteins:
- the ZNF764 gene encoding zinc finger protein 764 isoform 2 (isoform 2 is encoded by transcript variant 2) produces the protein MAPPLAPLPPRDPNGAGPEWREPGAVSFADVAVYFCREEWGCLRPAQRALYRDVMRETYGHLSALGIGGNKPALISWVEEEAELWGPAAQDPEVAKCQTQTDPDSRNKKKERQREGTGALEKPDPVAAGSPGLKSPQAPSAGPPYGWEQLSKAPHRGRPSLCAHPPVPRADQRHGCYVCGKSFAWRSTLVEHVYSHTGEKPFHCTDCGKGFGHASSLSKHRAIHRGERPHRCLECGRAFTQRSALTSHLRVHTGEKPYGCADCGRRFSQSSALYQHRRVHSGETPFPCPDCGRAFAYPSDLRRHVRTHTGEKPYPCPDCGRCFRQSSEMAAHRRTHSGEKPYPCPQCGRRFGQKSAVAKHQWVHRPGAGGHRGRVAGRLSVTLTPGHGDLDPPVGFQLYPEIFQECG, from the exons ATGGCGCCGCCTCTGGCCCCGCTCCCTCCCCGGGACCCAAACGGGGCCGGACCCGAGTGGAGGGAGCCGGGGGCTGTGAGCTTCGCGGACGTGGCCGTGTACTTCTGCCGGGAGGAGTGGGGCTGCTTGCGGCCAGCGCAGAGGGCCCTGTACCGGGACGTGATGCGGGAGACCTACGGCCACCTGAGCGCTCTCG GAATCGGAGGCAACAAGCCAGCTCTCATCTCCTGGGTGGAGGAGGAGGCCGAACTGTGGGGTCCGGCTGCCCAGGATCCGGAGGTGGCGAAATGTCAGACACAAACGGACCCAG AttccagaaacaagaaaaaggaaagacaaagggAAGGGACGGGAGCCCTGGAGAAGCCCGACCCTGTGGCCGCCGGGTCTCCTGGGCTGAAGTCTCCCCAAGCCCCCTCGGCCGGGCCCCCTTATGGTTGGGAGCAGCTGTCCAAGGCACCGCACCGGGGACGCCCCTCCCTCTGTGCCCACCCCCCTGTCCCCCGAGCTGACCAGCGTCATGGCTGCTACGTGTGCGGGAAGAGCTTTGCCTGGCGCTCCACACTGGTGGAGCACGTCTACAGTCACACTGGCGAGAAGCCCTTCCACTGCACTGACTGCGGCAAGGGCTTCGGCCACGCTTCCTCCCTGAGCAAACACCGGGCCATCCATCGTGGGGAGCGGCCCCACCGCTGTCTGGAGTGTGGCCGGGCCTTCACGCAGCGCTCGGCGCTGACTTCGCACCTGCGCGTCCACACCGGCGAGAAACCCTATGGCTGCGCCGACTGTGGCCGCCGCTTCAGCCAGAGCTCTGCCCTCTACCAGCACCGGCGCGTGCACAGCGGCGAGACCCCCTTCCCCTGCCCGGACTGTGGCCGCGCCTTCGCCTACCCCTCGGACCTGCGGCGCCACGTGCGCACCCACACCGGCGAGAAGCCCTACCCGTGCCCGGACTGCGGGCGCTGCTTCCGCCAGAGCTCGGAGATGGCAGCCCACAGGCGCACCCACAGCGGCGAGAAGCCCTACCCCTGCCCGCAGTGCGGCCGCCGCTTTGGCCAGAAGTCAGCCGTGGCCAAACACCAGTGGGTTCATCGGCCCGGGGCCGGGGGCCACAGGGGCCGGGTCGCCGGGCGTCTGTCTGTGACCCTGACCCCTGGCCACGGAGACCTGGACCCGCCCGTGGGCTTCCAGCTGTACCCGGAGATATTCCAGGAGTGTGGGTGA
- the ZNF764 gene encoding zinc finger protein 764 isoform 1 (isoform 1 is encoded by transcript variant 1): MAPPLAPLPPRDPNGAGPEWREPGAVSFADVAVYFCREEWGCLRPAQRALYRDVMRETYGHLSALGIGGNKPALISWVEEEAELWGPAAQDPEVAKCQTQTDPADSRNKKKERQREGTGALEKPDPVAAGSPGLKSPQAPSAGPPYGWEQLSKAPHRGRPSLCAHPPVPRADQRHGCYVCGKSFAWRSTLVEHVYSHTGEKPFHCTDCGKGFGHASSLSKHRAIHRGERPHRCLECGRAFTQRSALTSHLRVHTGEKPYGCADCGRRFSQSSALYQHRRVHSGETPFPCPDCGRAFAYPSDLRRHVRTHTGEKPYPCPDCGRCFRQSSEMAAHRRTHSGEKPYPCPQCGRRFGQKSAVAKHQWVHRPGAGGHRGRVAGRLSVTLTPGHGDLDPPVGFQLYPEIFQECG; encoded by the exons ATGGCGCCGCCTCTGGCCCCGCTCCCTCCCCGGGACCCAAACGGGGCCGGACCCGAGTGGAGGGAGCCGGGGGCTGTGAGCTTCGCGGACGTGGCCGTGTACTTCTGCCGGGAGGAGTGGGGCTGCTTGCGGCCAGCGCAGAGGGCCCTGTACCGGGACGTGATGCGGGAGACCTACGGCCACCTGAGCGCTCTCG GAATCGGAGGCAACAAGCCAGCTCTCATCTCCTGGGTGGAGGAGGAGGCCGAACTGTGGGGTCCGGCTGCCCAGGATCCGGAGGTGGCGAAATGTCAGACACAAACGGACCCAG CAGAttccagaaacaagaaaaaggaaagacaaagggAAGGGACGGGAGCCCTGGAGAAGCCCGACCCTGTGGCCGCCGGGTCTCCTGGGCTGAAGTCTCCCCAAGCCCCCTCGGCCGGGCCCCCTTATGGTTGGGAGCAGCTGTCCAAGGCACCGCACCGGGGACGCCCCTCCCTCTGTGCCCACCCCCCTGTCCCCCGAGCTGACCAGCGTCATGGCTGCTACGTGTGCGGGAAGAGCTTTGCCTGGCGCTCCACACTGGTGGAGCACGTCTACAGTCACACTGGCGAGAAGCCCTTCCACTGCACTGACTGCGGCAAGGGCTTCGGCCACGCTTCCTCCCTGAGCAAACACCGGGCCATCCATCGTGGGGAGCGGCCCCACCGCTGTCTGGAGTGTGGCCGGGCCTTCACGCAGCGCTCGGCGCTGACTTCGCACCTGCGCGTCCACACCGGCGAGAAACCCTATGGCTGCGCCGACTGTGGCCGCCGCTTCAGCCAGAGCTCTGCCCTCTACCAGCACCGGCGCGTGCACAGCGGCGAGACCCCCTTCCCCTGCCCGGACTGTGGCCGCGCCTTCGCCTACCCCTCGGACCTGCGGCGCCACGTGCGCACCCACACCGGCGAGAAGCCCTACCCGTGCCCGGACTGCGGGCGCTGCTTCCGCCAGAGCTCGGAGATGGCAGCCCACAGGCGCACCCACAGCGGCGAGAAGCCCTACCCCTGCCCGCAGTGCGGCCGCCGCTTTGGCCAGAAGTCAGCCGTGGCCAAACACCAGTGGGTTCATCGGCCCGGGGCCGGGGGCCACAGGGGCCGGGTCGCCGGGCGTCTGTCTGTGACCCTGACCCCTGGCCACGGAGACCTGGACCCGCCCGTGGGCTTCCAGCTGTACCCGGAGATATTCCAGGAGTGTGGGTGA